The Mycolicibacterium flavescens genomic interval GGCGAGGTCACCTACGGCGCCGAGTTCTTCCGCTGGTTCGCCGAGGAAGCGGTGCGAGTCGCGGGCCGTTACACCCAGAGCCCCGCGGGCAGCGGACGTGTCCTTGTCACCAAACAACCGGTCGGGCCCTGCTATGCGATCACGCCGTGGAACTTTCCGCTGGCGATGGGCACCCGCAAGATCGGCCCGGCGTTCGCGGCCGGGTGCACGATGATCGTCAAGCCCGCGCAGGACACGCCGCTGACGATGCTGTTGCTGGCCAAGCTGATGGACGAGGCGGGTCTGCCCAAGGGCGTGCTGTCAGTGCTCCCGACGAAGAACGCCGGCGACGTCACCGCCGCGCTGATCGACGATGGCCGGTTGCGCAAGCTGACCTTCACCGGTTCGACCGGGGTGGGCAAAACGCTGGTCAAACAGTCGGCCGACAAACTGCTGCGCACGTCGATGGAACTGGGCGGCAACGCCCCGTTCGTGGTATTCGACGACGCCGACGTCGACGCCGCCGTCGAGGGCGCCATCCTGGCCAAGATGCGCAACGGTGGCGAGGCGTGCACGGCGGCCAACCGTTTCCACGTCGCGAACTCGGTGCGCGCGGAGTTCACCGACAAACTGGTCAAGCGGATGAGCGAGTTCACCCTCGGCAAGGGCATCGACGAGTCGGCCACACTCGGGCCGCTGATCAACGCCAAGCAGGTCGCCACCGTCGAGGATCTGGTGTCCGACGCGGTGTCGCGGGGCGCAACCGTCGCGGTCGGCGGCGTCGCCCCTGACGGTCCCGGCAGCTTCTATCCGGCCACGGTGCTGGCCGACGTGCCCGCCGACGCCCGCATCCTCTCCGAGGAGGTGTTCGGCCCCGTCGCGCCGATCACCGGTTTCGACACCGAGGAGGAGGGCGTCGCCGCGGCCAACAACACCGAGTACGGGCTGGCCGCCTACATCTACACCCAGTCGCTGGACCGCGCGCTGCGCGTCGCCGAAAGCCTCGAGTCCGGCATCGTCGGCATCAACCGCGGCGTGGTCTCCGACCCAGCCGCGCCGTTCGGCGGCGTCAAGGAGTCCGGCTTCGGGCGCGAGGGCGGGTTCGAGGGCATCGAGGAGTACCTCGAGGTGAAATACATCGCGCTGACGAAGTAGTTCGACACGCCGCCGCGCCTGCCGCGGCACGTCGGCTCGCACGGGCAAGATTTCGCAAGTGAATGCGCGTCGCTCCGTCGCGCCCGCTGATCGCCGCCCGCTGTCAGTACATCCCTCCTCGCGTGCGCATCGGCGTGGCGAGATCCCCGCCCTCGACGGCATCCGCGCCGTCGCCGTCGCCCTCGTGCTCGCCGACCACGGCGGCATTCCCGGCGTCGACGGCGGCTTCCTCGGCGTCGATGTGTTCTTCGTGCTCAGCGGCTTCCTGATCACCTCGCTGCTGCTCGACGAGCACGCACGCACCGGTCGAATCCAGCTGCGCGACTTCTGGATACGTCGCGCCCGGCGGCTGTTGCCCGCCCTGCTGGTGATGGTGCTCGCGGTGGTGGCGGCGCGGGAGTTCTTCTCCACGGAGGCGATCGCCAACCTGCGCGACGACGCCGTCGCGTCGTTCTTCTGGGTGGCCAACTGGGCGTTCGTCGTCCAGCGCACCGATTACTTCTCCCAGGGCGCACCACCTTCGCCGCTGCAGCACACCTGGTCGTTGGGGGTCGAGGAGCAGTACTACCTGCTCTGGCCGCTGGTGCTGATCGCCGTCGCGTTCGTCTTCTGTCGTCGCAACCCGACCCATCTGCGATGGGCGGTTCTGGGGGTCGCCGCCGCGGGGGCGATCGCCTCGGCGGCGGCGGCGATTCTGTTGATCGACGACGGGACGCTGAACCGGATCTACTTCGGCACCGACACCCGCGCGCAGGCACTGCTCGTCGGCGCTGCGGCGGCCGCCCTGCTGGTGCGCGACTGGACCACCGTGACGCTGGCCGGGCCGGTGATCAGGACCCGATGGCTGCGTGGGGTCGCCCGCGCGGTGTCCGTCGTCGGTGTCGTCGTCCTGGGGTTCGCGGTGCACATGGCGACCGGCAGTGCCGGGGACTTCCGAAACGGCCTGTTGATCATCGTCGCGCTCGCCGCCGCCTGCGTGATCGGTGCGGCGGCGATGGATCAGGAAGGACCGGTCGCGCGGGTGCTGGCGTGGCGGCCGCTGGTGTGGCTGGGCGCGATCTCCTACGGCGTCTACCTGTGGCACTGGCCGATCTTCCTGGCGATCAACGGCGAGCGCACCGGGTGGTCCGGCTGGTCGCTGTTCGCGATGCGGTGTGCGGCGACGCTGGCGATCGCGACGCTGTCGTGGTGGTTGCTCGAACAACCTATCCGGCGCTGGCGGCCGGTGATCGTGCCGATGCTGCCGTTGGCCGGTGCGACGGCCGCCACCGCCGCGGTGATCACGATGACCGTGCTGCCGGTCGGCGTGCCGTCAGGACCGCCGATGGAGGACCCGAGCATCGACTCCGCGGCGCTGGTGGCGCCGGAGGTGCCGATCCCCGTGGAGCGGAGCGCCGACCGCGATCCGAACACCAGGACCGTCGCGGTGTTCGGCGACTCGGTGGCCTGGACGTTGATGCGCTACCTGCCGGACACACCGGGTCTGAGGTTCACCGACTATACGACGATCGGATGCGGCATCGCGCGCGGCGGACCGTATCGCTACGTCGGCCAGACGCTGAACCAGAAGCCCGCCTGCGACACGTGGCCGAGCAGGTGGTCGGAGCGGGTCAAGCACGACCGGCCCGACGTGGTGCTGCTGATCGTGGGCCGGTGGGAAGTCGTCGACCGGATGAACGAAGGCCGCTGGACCCACATCGGCGAATCGACGTATGACGCGTACCTGCGCGCCGAGCTCAACCGCGCGCTCGACATCCTGTCCTCGACCGGCGCGCGCGTCGTCGTCACGACCGAGCCCTACAACCGCCGCGCCGAGAAACGCGACGGCAGCCTGTACCCGGAGGACGATCCAGATCGGGTCGACGACTGGAACGCGTTGCTGCGCAGCGCCGTCAAGTACCGCTCGAACGTCACCGTGCTCGACCTGAACCGCAAGCTCGGCCCGAACGGCGGCTACACCAACTGGATCGACGGCATCCGCATCCGCAGCGACGGCGTGCATCCCACGCCGGAGGCGGTCGAATGGTTGACGCCGTGGCTGACCGACGCGCTGCGTTGACCGGCGATTTCGGTGTCGACAGTCGCGCTCACCGTAACCAACTACACCGAAATCACCCGGGAGGTCAGTGGCCGAGGCGGCCGCGGCCCAGCCGCAGCAACAGCATTGCGAGGTCTTTGCCGTCGGGGCCGAGTTCGCTGTAGCGCTCGATCACCTTCATCTCGCGGCTGTGAACCAGGCGGGTTCCGCCGGAGGCCATCCTCGCCTGACCGATCAACTTCGACACCTCGGTGCGGCGCTTCACGGCAGCGAGAATTTCGGCGTCCAGCCGGTCGATCTCCCGGCGCAGGTTATCGATATCGGGCACAGTCTCAGTTCCGGTCGTCATGGGTGTCACCGCCTCGTGGAGCTCTCGGGAAGCAGCGAGCCCACGGGCGCCGCGGATCGGTACCCGTAGATGAATCGCTGTTTGCTGAGCACGGGACAAAGTGTGCCACCAAACGCTGCGCCAGCGCAAAGCCGTGTGAAGTTCGGCCGCGGGCCGATGCGCGGTTCGGGCGCGGGCCGATGCGCGGCTCGACCGCTGAATTCGATGCGCGGTTCGACCGCTGGGTTGATGCGCGGTTCGACCGCGGTCGTGTCCCTGCGCGGCGGTAAGTTCGATACCGACATGAGCGCACCGAACCTGATCGCACCCAACGGTGCCACCGAATCCGACCAACTGCTCGAGGGGCTCAACCCGCAGCAGCGCCGGGCCGTCCTGCACGAGGGCTCGCCGCTGCTCATCGTCGCTGGTGCCGGCTCGGGCAAGACCGCCGTGCTCACCCGCAGGATCGCCTATCTGCTGGCCGCCCGCGACGTCGGCGTCGGGCAGGTGCTGGCCATCACGTTCACCAACAAGGCCGCCGCCGAGATGCGCGAGCGGGTGGTGGGCCTGGTCGGGCCCCGCGCCCGCGCCATGTGGGTGTCGACGTTTCACTCCACCTGCGTGCGCATCCTGCGTAACCAGGCCTCCCTGATCAAGGGCCTCAATTCGAACTTCTCGATTTACGACGCCGACGACTCCCGTCGCCTGCTGCTGATGATCGGCAAGGACATGGGCCTGGACACCAAGCGGTATTCGCCGCGGCTGCTGTCCAACGCCATCTCCAACCACAAGAACGAGTTGGTCGGCCCGGAGCAGGCGGCGGCCGAGGCCTCGGAGGCGGGCGAGGAACTGCCCGGCATCATCGCCGAGGTCTACGCCGAGTACCAGCGCCGCCTGCGCGCGGCCAACGCGCTCGACTTCGACGACCTGATCGGCGAGACGGTCGCTGTGCTGCAAGCGTTTCCACAGATCGCCCAGTACTACCGGCGGCGGTTCCGGCACATCCTCGTCGACGAGTACCAGGACACCAACCACGCCCAGTATGTGCTGGTGCGGGAACTCGTGGGGACGGCCGCCTCGCAAGATGATCCAGCCGGGGTGCCGCCGGCCGAACTGTGTGTGGTGGGCGACGCAGACCAGTCGATCTACGCGTTCCGCGGTGCGACGATCCGCAACATCGAGGATTTCGAACGCGACTACCCGAACGCGACAACCATTCTGCTGGAACAGAATTACCGCTCCACGCAGAACATCCTCAACGCCGCGAACGCGGTGATCTCCCGCAACGCCGGCCGCCGCGAGAAGCGGCTGTGGACCGACGAGGGGGAGGGCGAGCTGATCGTCGGCTACGTCGCAGACAACGAGCACGACGAGGCGCGGTTCGTCGCCCAGGAGATCGACGCGCTTGTCGACGACGGTGGCAGTTACTCAGATGTCGCGGTGTTCTACCGCACCAACAACTCCTCGCGCGCGCTCGAAGAGGTGTTCATCCGTGCGGGCATCCCCTACAAGGTCGTTGGCGGAGTTCGGTTCTACGAACGCAGGGAGATCCGCGACATCGTCGCGTACCTGCGAGTGCTGGACAACCCCGGCGACTCGGTGAGCATGCGTCGGATCCTGAACACTCCGCGCCGCGGCATCGGCGACCGCGCCGAAGCCTGCGTCGCTGTGTATGCCGAGAACACCGGCCTGAGCTTCAACGACGCCCTGCAGGCGGCTGCCGAGGGCAAGGTGCCGATGCTCAACACCCGTGCGGAGAAGTGCATCTCGGCGTTCGTGGAGATGCTCGACGATCTGCGCGGCCGCCTCGACGGTGAGCTCGGCGAGTTGGTCGAGGCGGTGCTCGACCGCACCGGGTATCGCGCCGAACTCGAGTCGTCGAGCGATCCGCAGGATCTCGCGCGGCTGGACAACCTCAACGAGTTGGTCAGCGTCGCACACGAATTCAGCACCGACCTGGCCAACGCGCAGGCGCTTGCCGACGATGAGCAGCTGGACGAGGACATCCCCGACACCGGCGTTCTGGCCCAGTTCCTGGAACGGGTCTCACTGGTTGCCGACGCCGACGAGCTTCCCGAGCACGGCGCGGGCGTCGTGACGATGATGACGCTGCACACCGCCAAGGGCCTCGAGTTCCCTGTCGTCTTCGTGACCGGGTGGGAGGACGGCATGTTCCCGCACATGCGGGCGCTGGGCGATCCCGCCGAGCTGTCCGAGGAGCGCCGGTTGGCCTACGTCGGCATCACCCGCGCCCGCCAGCGGCTCTACCTGAGCCGAGCCAAGGTCCGCTCGTCATGGGGCCAACCGATGCTGAACCCGGAATCGCGCTTCCTCAAGGAGATTCCGCAACACCTGATCGACTGGCGGCGCACCGACCCGACACCGTCGTTCAGCGCACCCGCCAGCGGCGCGGGACGCTTCGGGTCACCGCGGCCGTCGCCCACGCGGTCCGGTGCGGGCAAGCGCCCGCTGCTGGTGCTCGAGCCCGGCGACCGGGTCACGCACGACAAGTACGGGTTGGGCCGGGTGGAAGAGGTGAGCGGCGTCGGCGAGTCGGCGATGTCGCTGATCGACTTCGGCAGCTCCGGTCGGGTCAAGCTGATGCACAACCACGCACCGATCAGCAAGCTCTAACCGGAGCGTTCCCAGCGTCCGGTGGCGGGCAGCGCGGCGAGCACGATCGTCGCCAGCGGCAACACCGGGATCGCATACACCACGGCGGGTAGTTTGGCCCCGGCCACGAACAGGCTGGAGAAGATCAGCAGTGCCACCATCGACCCCACCATGACCAGCAGGCGGCTCACCCATCGGCGCAACAGCAGTCCGATCAGCCCGGCGATGAGGGCGGCCGCCGAGATCGCGGTCAGGAAGCCGACCGCGACGCAGAACAATTGGTCGGTGCGCCACCAGCCGGTGATCAGATCGGTGGCGATGACTGCGGTGGCCCATCCGGTCAGGATGCTGCCGACCGCGGTGGCGATCGCGGTCTTCGGGTTGGCCGGCGGCGATCCCGTCGGGGAGACAGCGACCGGGCGGGCGCGCGGTATGTAGGCCGTTTCGGGCGCGGCGCGGTCGGACAGCTGCGTGGCGCCTCCGTCCGCCATCTGCGTCGGCGGGCCGGCGATCGGAATCGAGCCGGTCGGATGGCGCCGGATGATGCTTGTCTGCGGATCCTGGCCGGTCGGAATCTCACCGGATGGGTGACGACGAATGATGCCCGTTTCCGCGCTCGACGGGGAGTGGGGTGATTGGCGTGTCAGATCGGAATCGTCGTCGCTGGCCACTCAGCCAGACTAGTTGCCGAACGACAGGCCGCGTTTGGCCAACCAGCCCACGGGGTCCACGCGGTCGGTGCCGTTCAGGTGCACCTCGAAGTGCAGGTGCGGGCCGGTCGAGTTGCCGGTGTTGCCCATCTTGGCGATCTGGTCACCCGCCCAGACCCGCTGGCCGACACTCACCGACCACGAGCTGAGGTGACCGTAGAGCGTCACCGTGCCGTCGGAGTGGCGGACCTTGACCATGTTGCCGTAACCGGCATACGGCCCGGCCGAGATGACCACGCCGTCGGAGGCGGCGAGCACCGGCGTGCCGATGGAGTTCGCGATGTCGATGCCGCCGTGCAGTGCGCCCCAGCGGTAACCGAAGCCCGACGTCCACACGCCGGTGGTGGGCGTGACGAACATCGGCCGCTGCAGCCGGGCTTCGCGCTCGGCGCGCTCCTGGGCGAATGCGGCCGCCTTCTGGATCTCCTCGGTGTGCATTGCCGAGCTGGCGGCCGGTGTCACGGCGACCACCTGCATACCGCCTGACGTCTCGCTCACCGGGTTGGCCATCGTGGACTGGCCGACGGCCAGGACGGCCTCCGAGGACTTCTCGTGGGCCGCATTGGCCATCGAGTACGCGCCCGCGGCGGTGGCGCCGACGGCCATCGCGGCGACCATCAGCCGGCCCTTGACGGGCACTTCCTGCTTGCGGTGCGCAGGCGTGCGGCTGCCGATGCGGATGACGTCGGTCGCGTCCATGCCGTCGCTGGTGTCGGTGTGGCTGTCGCGGTAGGCGTGCGAGCGGCGCGCGTGCCTTGCACCAGACCGGGCTCCGGACTGGAACTCCGACGGCACGGCGAGACGCAGCGGGACGAGGTCGTCGGTGTCGGTCAGGTCATCGAGTTCGGGGGCATGGATGACCTGGGCTTCGCGGTCGAACGCGCTGTTCTCGCGGAAGTCGATGTCAGCGAGATCGCCGAACTCGTTGAACGGGATGATGTCGGTGACTTCGGCGGGGGATTCGCTTGCACGGCGGTTGATTTGCCGGTTCGTCGACGATCTGCGATGAGATCCGGACGAACGGTGCGAAGCCAACCTGGGGTGTCCTTGCCTGTCGAGAAGCCTGCGGGATTGCCTGTCGTGACCAAAGCGTTATCGAGACCAGAGGCACGTTAACCAACTCGCGACGACGGCTGCAAGCCGAGAGCCTATTCCGCGGGAGATTGTGATTCGTATCACTGAGCCGAGCTGGTGAGATCTACCACAGGAGCGGTGGGCGGTGCCAACGCGTTCTGGGCGTGTGGATAAAGTTCCACCGAGCCTTCGGCCCAACAACTCCGCAATCGACGCGCTAGAGACAGGGACGTTCCACAGCCAATGGACCTCTTCGAATACCAGGCGAAAGAGCTCTTCGCCAAGCACAACGTGCCCACCACACCCGGTCGGGTGACCGACACCGCCGAGGACGCCAAGGCGATCGCCGAGGAGATCGGCAAGCCGGTGATGGTCAAGGCCCAGGTCAAGACGGGCGGCCGCGGTAAGGCGGGCGGCGTGAAGTACGCGGCCACCGCTGACGACGCGTTCACCCACGCCCAGAACATCCTCGGCCTGGACATCAAGGGCCACATCGTCAAGAAACTGCTGGTCTCCGAGGCCAGCGACATCGCGGAGGAGTACTACATCTCCTTCCTGCTCGACCGCGCCAACCGCACGTACCTGGCGATGTGCTCGGTTGAGGGCGGCATGGAGATCGAAGAGGTCGCCGCCACCAAGCCGGACCGGCTGGCCAGGATCCCCGTCGACGCGACCAAAGGCGTCGACGAGGCCTTCGCCCGTGAGATCGCCAAGAAGGGCCACCTGCCCGAGGAGGTGCTCGACGCCGCCGCGGTGACGATCGCCAAGCTGTGGGAGGTGTTCGTCGGCGAAGACGCGACGCTGGTGGAAGTCAACCCACTGGTGCGCACGCCCTCCCGCGGTGGAGACGATCCAGGTCAGATCCTGGCGCTGGACGGCAAGGTCACGCTCGACGGCAACGCCGACTTCCGGCATCCCGAGCACGCTGAGTTCGAGGACCGCGACGCCACCGATCCGCTGGAACTCAAGGCCAAGGAGCACGACCTCAACTACGTCAAGCTCGACGGGTCGGTGGGCATCATCGGCAACGGCGCGGGCCTGGTGATGTCGACGCTGGACGTCACCGCCTACGCGGGTGAGAAGCACGGCGGCGTGAAGCCGGCGAACTTCCTCGACATCGGCGGCGGCGCCTCGGCCGAGGTGATGGCCGCGGGTCTGGACGTCATCCTCAACGACGAGCAGGTAAAGAGCGTGTTCGTCAACGTGTTCGGCGGCATCACCTCGTGCGACGCCGTCGCCAACGGCATCGTCAACGCGCTGAAGATCCTCGGCGACGAGGCCAACAAGCCGCTCGTGGTCCGTCTCGACGGCAACAACGTCGAAGAGGGTCGCCGCATCCTGGCCGAGGCCAATCACCCGCTGGTGATTCAGGCCGACACCATGGACTCCGGAGCCGACAAAGCCGCCGAGCTGGCGAACAAGTAAGGGACGCACCTCATGTCGATCTTTTTGAACAAGGACTCCAAGGTCATCGTCCAGGGCATCACCGGTGGCGAAGGCACCAAGCACACCGCGCTGATGCTCAAGGCCGGCACGCAGCTGGTGGGCGGTGTCAACGCCCGCAAGGCCGGCACGACGGTCTCGCACAAGGACAAGGACGGCAAGGACGTCGAGTTGCCGGTGCTCGGCTCCGTCGCCGAGGCGATGAAGGAGACCGGCGCCGACGTGTCGGTGGTGTTCGTGCCGCCGAGGTTCGCCAAGGACGCGATCATCGAAGCCATCGACGCGGAGATCCCGCTGCTGGTCGTCATCACCGAGGGAATTCCGGTGCAGGACACCGCGTATGCGTGGGCCTACAACGTTGAGAAAGGGCAGAAGACCCGCATCATCGGCCCCAACTGCCCGGGCATCATCACGCCCAGCGAGGCGCTGGCCGGCATCACGCCTGCCAACATCACCGGTCCGGGCCCGGTTGGCCTGGTGTCGAAGTCCGGCACGCTGACCTATCAGATGATGTTCGAGCTGCGCGATTTCGGGTTCTCGACCGCCATCGGCATCGGCGGCGACCCGGTCATCGGCACCACGCACATCGACGCGATCGAGGCGTTCGAGAAGGACCCCGACACCAAGGTCATCGTGATGATCGGTGAGATCGGCGGCGACGCCGAAGAGCGCGCGGCCGATTACATCAAGGAAAACGTCAGCAAGCCCGTCGTCGGCTACGTGGCAGGGTTCACCGCGCCGGAGGGCAAGACGATGGGCCACGCCGGCGCTATCGTGTCGGGATCCTCGGGCACCGCCGCCGCGAAGAAGGAAGCGCTGGAGGCCGCGGGCGTCAAGGTCGGCAAGACACCGTCGGAGACCGCCAACCTGGCCAGGGAGATCCTGCAGAGCCTGTAGCGCGCGGCTCCACTCTTTGGCGCGAGCGACCGTGTTTGTGCGCGACACGCCGCGGTCTGGTGTGCAAAAGCGGTCGCTCGCGGCTTGTGGGAGGCCCTGCGCGGGGTGTGAAGTGTGCCGCAGGATTAGGAACACGTTCTCCTGCTCGATTAGCCTGACGAACTAACAGTTGTCAGGAGGTCTGTAATGGTCGATTCCCGGACCCCGGTCATCGTCGGCGTCGGGCAGTTCACCGAGCGCATCGACGATCCCGGCTATCGGGGCATGTCGGCGGTTGACCTCGCGACCGAGGCGGTGCGTGCCGCGCTCGCCGACACCGGGCTCGACGCCAAGGCGGCCGCACAGGCCATCGAGACGGTGTACGCGCTGCGCCAGTTCGAGATCTCCGGGCCGATGCCCGCGACGCTGGGCAAGTCGAACAACTATCCGCGGTCGGTGATGGGACGCGTCGGCGGCGATCCGGCCCGTGTCGTGCTCGAGCCGGTCGGCGGGCAGGGGCCGCAGAAGCTCGTCACCGAGGCGGGCAGCGCCATCGCGGCGGGTGAGTTCGACGTGGCGATGGTGATCGGCTCCGAACCGGGTTCGACGGCTCGCTACTGGCGCCGCGCCGCCGAACAAGGACAGACCAAACCCGACTTCACCGAACACGTCGAGGGTCAGCTCGAGGACCGCGGGCACCAGATCCACAAGTACTTCACCGAGTACACCGCATCCCACGGATTGACCGGCGCCGCAGTGCAATACGGGCTGCTGGACAACGCGCGTCGCAGCCGGTTGGGACTCGGCGTCGCCGAATACCGCAGGCAGATGGCCGAACTGTTCGCGCCATTGTCGAAAGTCGCTGCGAAGAACCCGTTTTCGTCGTCGCCGGTCGAACGGTCGGTGCAGGAGATCGTCACCGTCACCGATGACAACCGGATGATCTGCGACCCCTACCCCCGCCTCCTGGTGGCCCGCGATCAGGTCAACCAGGGCGCCGCCGCGATCATGATGTCGGTGGCGGCCGCACGCCGACTCGGGGTGCCCGAGGAGAAATGGGTGTACCTGCACGGGCATTCGGACCTGACCGAGCAGGACCTGCTGGACCGCGTCGACCTCGGCGCCAGCCCCGCGACCGTGCACGCCGTGCGAGAAGCGCTGCGGGTGGCCCAGATCGGTGTCGACGACATCGCCACCTTCGACCTGTACAGCTGCTTTCCCTTCCCGGTGTACGTCGCCTGCGAGGCGCTGGGCATCGACGGCGACGACCCGCGGGGCCTGACGGTGACCGGCGGCCTGCCGTACTTCGGCGGCCCGGGGAACAGCTACTCGCTGCACGCCATCGCCGAGACCGTCACCCAAATGCGCGATCAGCCCGGACGATTCGGCTTCGTGGGAGCCAACGGCGGCACGATGAGCAAGTACTCGGTCGGCATCTATTCCACGCGGCCTGTCGACTGGCGGACGAACGACAGCGAGAAGCTCGACGCGGACGTCGCGGCACTGCCGAAGGTTCCGGTGACCGAGCGGGCCGACGGTCGCGCGACGATCGAGACCTACTCCGTTCGCTACGACTGGCCGGTCCGCACCGGGATCATCATCGGCAGACTCGAATCGGACAACTCGCGATTCCTGGCGATCTCCGAGGAGGAGGATCTCGTTGCGTTGATGTCGGACGGTGATCCGCTCGGTGCGGCCATCACCGTGCGTCCGGCGGAGAAGATCAACCGCGCCAGCCTGGCCTGACCACAAGGGAGGAGCAGTCGTGAAGCCCCTCTCGCTTCTGGCCGCGCTGCTCTTGACCCTGGCCACCGGATGCGGGCAAGGGTCCGAACGTGATTCGCTGATGGTGTTCGC includes:
- a CDS encoding acetyl-CoA acetyltransferase, which produces MVDSRTPVIVGVGQFTERIDDPGYRGMSAVDLATEAVRAALADTGLDAKAAAQAIETVYALRQFEISGPMPATLGKSNNYPRSVMGRVGGDPARVVLEPVGGQGPQKLVTEAGSAIAAGEFDVAMVIGSEPGSTARYWRRAAEQGQTKPDFTEHVEGQLEDRGHQIHKYFTEYTASHGLTGAAVQYGLLDNARRSRLGLGVAEYRRQMAELFAPLSKVAAKNPFSSSPVERSVQEIVTVTDDNRMICDPYPRLLVARDQVNQGAAAIMMSVAAARRLGVPEEKWVYLHGHSDLTEQDLLDRVDLGASPATVHAVREALRVAQIGVDDIATFDLYSCFPFPVYVACEALGIDGDDPRGLTVTGGLPYFGGPGNSYSLHAIAETVTQMRDQPGRFGFVGANGGTMSKYSVGIYSTRPVDWRTNDSEKLDADVAALPKVPVTERADGRATIETYSVRYDWPVRTGIIIGRLESDNSRFLAISEEEDLVALMSDGDPLGAAITVRPAEKINRASLA